In Dyadobacter sp. NIV53, a single window of DNA contains:
- a CDS encoding metallophosphoesterase yields the protein MSTHVQKYNVPVIKKFQPDDSYNFQPTPKPTGTYPFHLDLQAIQPITDDQKMVFHMLGDTGSIYHSDFLRHVAGEMSKQYELAETSGDRPQFLYHLGDVVYNHGEAKEYKRQFFEPFENYPSSIFAIAGNHDSDVNHASKVPYKSLDAFVNVFCDTAPRTVAFSGNAKRKSMIQPNLFWSLQSPLAVIIGLHSNVPKFGIITSEQRTWLVEELKSANSQRPGKAIILCLHHAPYSADINHGSSLAMIALLESVFEETGIRPDIVFSGHVHNYQRFTKQYEDGKQVPFIVAGAGGYDGLHAIALTNDKNFETGHPLFEGVKLDNYCEDQHGFLKISIEKTISGLTLKGEYYTTSFGPESAQTSSVWDRFVVHI from the coding sequence ATGTCAACTCACGTTCAGAAATATAATGTACCGGTAATAAAAAAGTTTCAACCGGACGATTCCTATAATTTTCAACCTACTCCCAAACCAACAGGCACTTACCCTTTTCATCTGGATTTGCAGGCAATACAGCCGATAACCGACGATCAGAAAATGGTATTTCATATGCTGGGTGATACCGGCAGTATCTATCATTCGGATTTTCTCCGCCATGTAGCTGGCGAAATGTCCAAACAATATGAATTGGCTGAAACTTCCGGCGACAGGCCTCAGTTTTTGTATCATCTGGGTGATGTCGTATATAATCACGGCGAAGCAAAAGAGTATAAAAGACAGTTTTTTGAGCCTTTTGAAAATTACCCTTCCTCCATTTTTGCCATTGCGGGCAACCACGACAGTGATGTAAATCATGCAAGCAAAGTACCTTACAAGAGCCTGGATGCATTTGTAAATGTATTTTGTGACACTGCTCCCCGCACTGTTGCATTCAGTGGGAATGCCAAACGGAAAAGTATGATCCAGCCCAATTTGTTCTGGTCACTACAATCTCCGCTTGCAGTGATCATTGGCCTTCATAGTAATGTGCCCAAATTTGGCATCATCACTTCGGAACAACGGACCTGGCTTGTAGAAGAACTGAAAAGCGCCAACTCGCAAAGGCCAGGGAAAGCCATTATTCTTTGCCTGCATCATGCACCTTATTCTGCAGATATTAATCATGGTTCAAGTCTGGCAATGATTGCTTTACTGGAAAGTGTTTTTGAAGAAACCGGAATTCGTCCCGATATTGTTTTTAGCGGGCATGTGCATAATTACCAGCGGTTTACAAAGCAGTATGAGGATGGTAAACAGGTTCCTTTTATTGTTGCCGGGGCAGGAGGTTACGATGGGTTACACGCGATTGCGCTTACAAACGATAAAAACTTTGAGACCGGACACCCATTATTCGAAGGTGTAAAACTGGATAATTACTGCGAGGACCAACACGGATTTTTGAAGATCAGCATTGAAAAAACAATCAGCGGTTTAACACTGAAAGGAGAATATTACACCACTTCATTTGGCCCGGAATCGGCACAGACATCTTCGGTATGGGACCGTTTTGTTGTTCACATCTGA
- a CDS encoding ATP-binding protein — translation MKNTVVNLNNCDSEPIHISGHIQSHGFLVGIDEDQIICYYSENIKSFLPELTDKLFGQNVNRLLTFFGINNPAEFISNLISSSIESGFEQHRPYPVNLGSQPYYLLLSPADPYYLLEFEPAIEDLHSNIQKVIGRSMSEMIADRNLSNLLHNTVVQVKKVIQYDRVMIYRFAEDGHGEVIAEAKNEDLKPFLWQHYPASDIPKQARELYKQNFTRLIGNVHSIPSPVLASPILEHKPLNLTYSQLRAVSEIHIQYLKNMTVESSFSISLMYRNELWGLIACHNYTPRYIDYKARESAWLLGLILSSGLEFKKDEENILVSEKFKLSGDSLSKYLHSSDNLKMALTGHQTTLLDVADVTGAVLLFDNNFCKLGKTPNDSQMKELVLWLKTQTITSLYYTSELSVVYPPATVFSDIASGIMVLKISNNEEEYIILFKPEVRQTIRWAGNPNDKMETVIDKGMKNISPRLSFEVWLQSFKEKSGKWTDQEISSVTRLREDVVFAINQKAVEISKMNEKLKLAYDELDTFSYTISHDLKNPIAAIKGYSELLKMDVQSEDSIFAVSRIIAGADRMNRMINEILQYSQIGNLNLYRTNIKTRSVIEEVIEELKVIYPERKIEFQISRTPDLYGDRLMIGQVFSNLLANAVKYSLNSNPAVIYIDGSLVDGEIIYEITDNGMGIATKHLSDIFGLFQRLDNVKDIAGSGVGLAIVKRIMDKHHGRIWVESEPGKGSSFYIAFKQ, via the coding sequence TGATGAAGACCAGATCATTTGCTATTACAGTGAAAATATAAAATCATTTTTGCCGGAATTAACAGATAAACTGTTTGGGCAGAACGTAAACCGGCTTTTGACTTTCTTCGGTATAAACAACCCGGCTGAATTTATCAGCAATCTTATAAGCTCATCAATTGAGTCCGGCTTTGAGCAACACCGGCCGTATCCGGTTAATCTTGGCAGCCAGCCTTATTATCTGCTTCTTTCACCGGCTGATCCTTATTATTTACTTGAATTTGAGCCAGCTATTGAAGATTTACATTCGAATATACAAAAGGTAATAGGCCGTTCTATGTCAGAAATGATTGCTGACAGAAATCTTTCAAATCTGCTTCATAATACGGTTGTACAGGTTAAAAAAGTCATTCAGTATGATCGGGTCATGATTTACAGATTTGCGGAAGACGGCCACGGAGAGGTAATTGCAGAAGCAAAAAACGAAGATTTAAAACCTTTTCTCTGGCAGCATTATCCTGCATCCGATATTCCTAAGCAGGCACGTGAACTTTATAAGCAAAATTTTACGAGACTCATCGGGAACGTTCATAGTATTCCGTCTCCTGTTCTTGCATCGCCTATATTGGAACATAAACCGCTGAACCTTACATATTCGCAGCTAAGGGCGGTGTCGGAAATACACATCCAGTATCTGAAAAATATGACTGTGGAATCAAGTTTCAGTATCTCACTGATGTACAGGAATGAACTTTGGGGACTGATCGCCTGTCATAATTATACACCGCGTTATATCGACTATAAGGCCAGGGAATCCGCATGGTTGTTAGGATTAATTCTTTCATCAGGTCTTGAGTTCAAAAAAGATGAAGAAAATATACTGGTCTCCGAGAAGTTTAAATTAAGCGGAGATTCATTATCCAAGTATCTGCATAGCAGCGATAACCTGAAAATGGCACTTACCGGCCATCAGACAACACTACTAGATGTTGCAGATGTAACCGGAGCTGTGCTGCTGTTTGATAATAATTTTTGTAAACTAGGTAAAACTCCGAATGATAGCCAGATGAAAGAATTAGTTCTTTGGCTTAAAACACAAACAATAACGTCACTCTATTACACCTCAGAATTATCCGTAGTTTACCCGCCCGCAACGGTTTTCAGTGATATTGCAAGCGGAATAATGGTATTGAAAATTTCAAATAACGAGGAAGAATATATTATACTTTTCAAGCCAGAGGTAAGGCAGACAATCAGATGGGCGGGAAATCCAAACGACAAGATGGAGACTGTTATTGATAAAGGAATGAAAAATATTTCACCGCGTTTATCTTTCGAGGTCTGGCTTCAATCATTTAAGGAGAAATCCGGTAAATGGACTGATCAGGAGATCAGCTCTGTTACACGGCTGAGGGAAGATGTGGTTTTTGCTATAAACCAGAAAGCTGTCGAAATCAGTAAAATGAATGAAAAACTAAAACTGGCCTATGATGAGCTGGATACATTCAGTTATACGATTTCGCACGACCTGAAAAATCCGATAGCTGCGATCAAAGGTTATTCAGAATTGTTAAAAATGGATGTCCAGTCTGAGGATTCCATATTTGCAGTCAGCCGCATTATTGCAGGAGCTGATAGAATGAACCGGATGATCAATGAAATATTACAGTACTCACAAATTGGTAATCTGAATCTGTATCGGACAAATATAAAGACCAGATCTGTGATTGAGGAGGTTATTGAAGAATTGAAAGTAATATATCCTGAAAGAAAAATTGAATTTCAAATTTCAAGAACACCCGATTTATATGGGGACCGCTTAATGATTGGGCAAGTTTTTTCCAATTTATTAGCTAATGCAGTCAAATATTCACTGAATTCAAATCCTGCTGTTATTTATATTGACGGGTCACTGGTCGACGGAGAAATTATTTATGAAATAACCGATAATGGAATGGGTATAGCCACAAAACATTTGTCGGATATTTTTGGATTATTCCAGCGACTCGACAATGTGAAAGACATTGCAGGCTCAGGAGTCGGACTGGCCATTGTGAAAAGGATCATGGACAAACATCATGGTAGAATTTGGGTAGAAAGTGAGCCTGGCAAAGGTTCCTCATTTTATATAGCTTTCAAACAGTAG